A single genomic interval of uncultured Pseudodesulfovibrio sp. harbors:
- a CDS encoding methylated-DNA--[protein]-cysteine S-methyltransferase — protein MRKRKCCIDDVRSDAVLGMKAGVYRKGGVGLVIRYAVAESFLGPVIVGFTERGVCAMEFSDSLEGLLLALQSRFPEAGILEGGPDLAAHVSDVAAFIRSPEKGLSLPLDIQGTAFQQRVWQELRKIPAGETRTYSEVAEAMGVPSSVRAVASACARNKIAVAIPCHRVVRKGGGLGGYYWGLERKRMLLENEKKSRENQTD, from the coding sequence ATGAGAAAAAGGAAATGTTGCATTGATGACGTACGTTCGGATGCTGTGCTCGGCATGAAGGCCGGTGTTTACCGGAAAGGAGGTGTCGGGTTGGTCATCCGGTATGCCGTGGCAGAATCCTTTCTCGGGCCGGTCATTGTGGGGTTCACCGAGAGAGGTGTGTGCGCCATGGAGTTTTCGGATTCATTGGAAGGGTTGCTTTTGGCGTTGCAGAGTCGTTTCCCGGAAGCGGGTATCCTTGAAGGCGGACCGGATTTGGCGGCTCATGTCAGTGACGTGGCCGCGTTCATTCGGTCACCGGAAAAAGGGCTGTCATTGCCGCTCGACATACAGGGAACCGCGTTTCAGCAGCGGGTCTGGCAAGAGCTGCGGAAGATTCCCGCAGGGGAGACACGAACGTATTCCGAGGTGGCCGAAGCCATGGGTGTTCCGTCATCGGTGCGTGCTGTCGCTTCCGCTTGTGCGCGCAACAAGATCGCCGTGGCCATTCCCTGTCATCGGGTGGTCAGGAAGGGCGGCGGGCTCGGTGGGTATTACTGGGGGCTTGAACGGAAACGGATGCTGTTGGAAAATGAGAAAAAAAGCAGGGAAAACCAGACGGATTGA
- a CDS encoding STAS domain-containing protein — protein MGLMENKENGITVLTVNGNLDADGTQAMEEKVMGLLAAGETSLLFDFSDLDYINSSGLRVLVLAYQRLKKASGKVAICGVKDYIQEVFEVSGYDKIFPLFVTRDDAMTGM, from the coding sequence ATGGGACTGATGGAAAACAAGGAAAACGGCATCACGGTACTGACCGTAAACGGCAATCTTGACGCTGACGGAACGCAGGCCATGGAAGAAAAGGTCATGGGACTGCTCGCAGCGGGGGAAACCTCGCTCCTGTTCGATTTTTCCGACCTTGATTATATCAACAGTTCCGGCCTGCGCGTACTCGTGCTCGCCTACCAGCGTCTCAAAAAGGCCTCGGGCAAAGTCGCCATCTGCGGCGTGAAGGACTACATTCAGGAGGTGTTCGAAGTTTCGGGTTATGACAAGATCTTCCCGCTCTTCGTCACCCGGGACGACGCCATGACCGGCATGTAG
- the mobB gene encoding molybdopterin-guanine dinucleotide biosynthesis protein B: protein MTPPVICIVGKKKSGKTTFIEKLIPELQALGLSVGTVKHDAHSFDMDHEGKDSWRHRHCGAETVVVSSPAQVAVIRSLEKEMLLSDLAETYFADRHLVVAEGYFRSDQPKIEIHRVEAHDEPLCSRANEEDKHLFAMVTDGNVDTGMPVFGLEDVREVAALVARRFKGWTRDRMWG, encoded by the coding sequence ATGACACCGCCTGTCATTTGCATAGTTGGCAAAAAGAAATCCGGTAAAACCACGTTTATCGAAAAGCTCATTCCCGAATTGCAGGCATTGGGGCTTTCCGTCGGGACGGTCAAGCATGATGCCCACTCCTTTGACATGGATCACGAAGGAAAAGATTCATGGCGTCACCGGCATTGCGGTGCCGAAACCGTGGTCGTGTCTTCGCCCGCGCAGGTCGCGGTCATTCGAAGCCTGGAAAAGGAAATGCTCTTGAGCGATCTTGCCGAGACCTATTTCGCGGACCGTCATCTGGTCGTGGCAGAAGGGTATTTTCGTTCCGACCAGCCCAAGATAGAAATTCATCGTGTCGAAGCGCATGACGAACCGCTGTGCAGTCGTGCGAATGAAGAGGACAAGCACCTTTTCGCCATGGTCACCGACGGGAACGTTGATACCGGCATGCCGGTTTTCGGCCTTGAAGACGTCCGTGAGGTCGCTGCGTTGGTCGCACGCCGCTTCAAGGGGTGGACCCGTGACCGAATGTGGGGATAG
- a CDS encoding carboxymuconolactone decarboxylase family protein: protein MPEPAEKATELFRQMNKNRRDVFKAYQGFTASIKKGSAIEDKYQSLILIACSILSQCDMCISLHVQNAAVHGATKDEIIDAGLLAVAMGGSPRMMYMRYVYQEVEKLFD, encoded by the coding sequence ATGCCTGAACCAGCAGAGAAAGCCACAGAACTTTTCCGTCAGATGAATAAGAACCGCCGTGACGTCTTCAAGGCGTATCAGGGGTTCACCGCGTCCATCAAGAAAGGCAGCGCCATCGAGGACAAGTATCAGTCGCTCATCCTCATTGCCTGTTCCATTCTCTCACAGTGTGACATGTGTATTTCGCTGCATGTTCAGAATGCAGCCGTGCACGGTGCCACCAAGGATGAGATTATTGACGCCGGCCTTCTCGCCGTTGCCATGGGCGGTTCGCCTCGCATGATGTACATGCGTTACGTTTATCAGGAAGTCGAAAAGCTGTTCGACTAG
- a CDS encoding SpoIIE family protein phosphatase, translating into MKIPIRFKFFIVLLAFSLGPLLLARAFTGRTADSMVRKLSAHTRSELLDIVTAELQHNAITLLKIMESGGQSMVLGSDSIAHLALTVLEEAPPHSSKPACYSIDFYDPEAMPFDAVESPEYVKLTRSGKAKPMMVSFGQPAIHMAEGVDDNKVAGQIRQLERLTPYLRNIHDQLESYGYTMQVSLESGVMLTYPGRGGFPRAYDPRQQEWYKRSRKSHGHVWASPVVEPTTKLAVTTFATPIRDKNGRFLGTVSMDIPLTNILHATSLKSKWSEDLKTYMVVRHPREDGKEGLLIVAQESYDDRATRRWRTGIKAEWLAENEPETLDKLVLAMNESENGFLELPFNEKPSVCAFASNDHTTILLIAPAQVVQHLPDQVVGGIDSLMDQMRNISFFISGIMLIVVGVIAWFGSQAITRPILGIAAAAKRIAAGDFTVHIPWRNNDERDVLIEAFNDMVPKLEEHMLISKDLELAKEVQRLLLPSNEPEFGGFDLSGGISYCDQTGGDYYDFIDMNSRQGKALGVVLGDVSGHGVPAALVMAATRGQLHSLSQIPLEPHVRIRTINDLLSEDLDGTGRFITMFYLRLHENSDKVTWVRAGHDPAVWYSPAADSFDELNGDGIALGVLPEFQYDSYNAKLAGGDVLVLATDGVWEARNTEGEMFGKQRMLAIIRENAHNDAVTIRRAIMGAVRAFHPDGQEDDIAVVVIRKL; encoded by the coding sequence ATGAAAATACCCATTCGATTCAAATTCTTTATCGTGCTGCTGGCATTCAGCCTCGGCCCCCTGCTGCTGGCGCGGGCCTTTACCGGGCGAACCGCCGACAGCATGGTCAGGAAATTGTCCGCCCATACGCGGTCAGAACTGCTGGACATCGTCACGGCCGAGCTGCAACACAACGCCATAACCCTCCTGAAAATCATGGAAAGCGGCGGACAGTCCATGGTCCTTGGGTCGGATTCCATTGCCCATCTGGCTCTGACGGTATTGGAAGAAGCCCCGCCTCATTCGAGCAAACCGGCCTGTTACTCAATTGATTTTTACGACCCGGAAGCAATGCCGTTCGATGCGGTAGAATCCCCGGAATATGTGAAGCTGACACGAAGCGGAAAAGCCAAACCTATGATGGTCAGCTTCGGACAGCCTGCCATTCACATGGCGGAAGGCGTGGATGATAATAAAGTAGCCGGACAAATCCGGCAGCTTGAAAGGCTGACCCCGTATCTCCGCAATATCCACGACCAACTCGAGAGCTACGGCTACACAATGCAGGTCAGCCTTGAATCCGGCGTCATGCTAACTTACCCCGGACGCGGCGGATTTCCGCGGGCATATGATCCCCGCCAGCAGGAATGGTACAAACGGTCCAGAAAATCGCACGGTCATGTGTGGGCCTCCCCGGTCGTGGAACCGACCACGAAGCTGGCGGTAACGACGTTCGCCACTCCCATCCGGGACAAAAATGGGCGTTTTCTCGGCACAGTCTCCATGGACATTCCCCTGACGAACATACTGCATGCGACCTCGCTCAAGTCCAAATGGAGCGAAGACCTTAAGACCTACATGGTGGTCCGCCATCCCCGCGAAGACGGCAAGGAAGGGCTGCTTATCGTTGCACAGGAATCCTATGACGACAGAGCCACGCGACGCTGGCGAACCGGTATCAAGGCGGAATGGCTGGCCGAGAATGAACCGGAAACACTGGACAAACTCGTCCTCGCCATGAATGAAAGCGAAAACGGTTTTCTGGAGCTGCCTTTCAACGAAAAACCTTCGGTCTGTGCATTCGCCTCCAATGATCACACAACCATTCTGCTCATCGCCCCGGCGCAGGTCGTGCAGCACCTGCCGGATCAGGTCGTCGGAGGCATCGATAGCCTCATGGACCAGATGCGGAATATTTCCTTTTTCATTTCAGGCATCATGCTGATCGTCGTCGGTGTCATTGCGTGGTTCGGTTCACAGGCCATCACCCGGCCCATCCTCGGCATCGCGGCAGCAGCCAAGCGCATTGCCGCCGGAGACTTCACCGTTCATATTCCTTGGAGAAACAATGACGAACGCGACGTGCTTATCGAAGCGTTCAACGACATGGTTCCAAAGCTGGAAGAGCACATGCTCATAAGCAAGGACCTTGAGCTGGCAAAAGAGGTGCAGCGGCTTCTGCTTCCTTCGAACGAACCCGAATTCGGAGGGTTCGACCTGTCCGGCGGCATCTCCTACTGCGACCAGACAGGCGGAGACTATTACGATTTCATCGACATGAATTCGAGACAGGGCAAGGCTCTCGGCGTAGTCCTCGGCGACGTGTCCGGCCACGGCGTGCCTGCCGCTCTGGTCATGGCTGCCACTCGCGGCCAGTTGCACAGCCTCAGCCAGATCCCGCTGGAACCGCACGTACGGATTCGAACGATAAACGATCTTTTGAGCGAGGACCTTGACGGCACAGGCCGCTTCATCACCATGTTTTACCTCCGGCTGCACGAAAACAGTGACAAGGTCACCTGGGTCCGGGCCGGACACGATCCGGCCGTCTGGTACTCACCGGCTGCCGACTCCTTTGACGAACTGAACGGAGACGGCATCGCACTCGGTGTGCTGCCTGAATTCCAGTATGACAGCTATAATGCCAAACTGGCCGGCGGCGATGTTCTCGTTCTGGCAACGGACGGCGTATGGGAAGCGAGAAACACGGAAGGCGAAATGTTCGGAAAGCAGAGAATGCTTGCCATTATCAGGGAGAATGCTCATAACGATGCGGTAACCATTCGTCGAGCCATCATGGGTGCGGTCCGGGCATTTCATCCGGACGGACAGGAAGACGACATAGCGGTCGTTGTTATCAGAAAACTCTAG
- a CDS encoding DMT family transporter has product MTRIGWSIPVFMVMLPFMTHRKSMSTDTIHRMKLTEWFMLVSLSIIWGGSFFFNAIALRGMPPLLVVWGRVGVGFFGLVCILALSSLEVRQYLNRWRDFLVLGVFNTFIPFSLIVWGQQYIGSGLASIINATTPAFTIVVAHFFTRDEPASVRRLFGAAVGLLGVAVLIGTDALSGFGNHVFAQFAIMGAALSYACAATYGRRLYGVPSMVTACGQLFSSFLVMTPVVLLSCRPWEMAFPGYDALGAVLGLGLICSALAYVLFFRILRTAGATNVQLVTLLIPLSASAMGIFILGEPFSWRLIAAMLIVFTAAALIDGRFSLRRFRR; this is encoded by the coding sequence ATGACAAGAATCGGATGGTCCATTCCGGTCTTCATGGTTATGCTGCCCTTCATGACACACAGAAAATCCATGTCCACCGATACAATACACCGCATGAAGCTGACGGAATGGTTCATGCTTGTTTCGCTTTCCATCATCTGGGGCGGCTCCTTTTTCTTTAATGCGATTGCCTTGCGGGGCATGCCGCCGCTACTTGTGGTGTGGGGACGCGTGGGAGTGGGGTTTTTCGGGCTGGTGTGTATCCTTGCGTTGAGTTCCCTTGAGGTGCGGCAATACCTGAACCGGTGGCGCGATTTTCTTGTTCTGGGTGTTTTCAACACATTTATTCCATTTTCCCTCATTGTCTGGGGGCAGCAATATATCGGCAGTGGACTGGCATCGATCATCAACGCCACCACTCCCGCATTTACCATTGTGGTCGCCCATTTTTTCACTAGAGACGAACCTGCGTCTGTGCGCAGGCTTTTCGGTGCCGCAGTCGGCCTGCTCGGCGTGGCCGTGCTTATCGGAACGGATGCTCTGTCCGGATTCGGCAATCATGTTTTTGCCCAGTTCGCAATCATGGGAGCGGCCTTGTCGTATGCCTGCGCCGCGACGTATGGCAGGCGGCTCTACGGGGTGCCTTCCATGGTGACGGCATGCGGTCAGCTTTTCAGTTCTTTTCTGGTCATGACGCCAGTGGTTCTCCTGTCGTGCCGTCCATGGGAAATGGCGTTTCCCGGATATGATGCTCTCGGAGCCGTGTTGGGACTGGGGCTGATTTGTTCGGCGCTTGCCTATGTGCTGTTTTTCCGTATTTTGCGAACTGCCGGGGCAACGAATGTGCAGCTTGTGACCCTTCTTATCCCTTTGAGTGCCTCGGCAATGGGCATTTTCATTCTGGGCGAGCCTTTTTCGTGGCGCTTGATCGCAGCCATGCTGATTGTCTTTACCGCTGCCGCGCTGATTGACGGACGCTTTTCATTGAGGAGGTTTCGCCGATGA
- the fdhD gene encoding formate dehydrogenase accessory sulfurtransferase FdhD: MESFDVEVQEYRGGFVKTPIKSIREVPLTIMLNGREVVTLLCTAKHPEYLAVGFLKSDAFLSSPDQITDLTVREEGKRLVAEVDTCHDPWKNRTMERSITSGCGKGTNFGRNVTTISKRRLNGDITVRPDQVLALTKELHERSTLYNATRGCHNSALCTPDEILLFREDIGRHNAIDMICGQCFLDNIDVEDKMIVSTGRVASEILMKVVRIGIPLLVSTAVATSFSVDLARKTGITLIGNVKDDSFWIYNDKKRIQGL, translated from the coding sequence ATGGAATCATTTGACGTAGAAGTTCAGGAATACAGAGGCGGGTTTGTCAAAACCCCCATCAAGTCCATACGGGAAGTTCCGCTGACCATCATGCTCAACGGACGCGAGGTGGTCACGCTGCTCTGCACGGCCAAGCACCCCGAGTATCTTGCCGTGGGCTTTCTCAAGTCAGACGCCTTTCTGTCCAGTCCGGACCAGATCACGGATCTCACCGTTCGGGAAGAAGGCAAGCGCCTCGTGGCGGAGGTGGACACCTGCCACGACCCGTGGAAAAACCGCACCATGGAACGTTCCATCACGTCCGGCTGCGGCAAGGGAACCAACTTCGGCCGCAATGTGACCACCATTTCAAAGCGCCGCCTGAACGGCGACATCACCGTCCGCCCCGATCAGGTACTCGCCCTGACAAAGGAACTGCACGAGCGGTCCACCCTCTACAACGCGACACGCGGCTGCCACAATTCCGCGCTCTGCACGCCTGATGAAATCCTGCTATTCCGGGAAGACATCGGACGGCACAACGCCATCGACATGATCTGCGGCCAATGCTTTCTGGATAATATCGACGTGGAAGACAAAATGATCGTTTCCACGGGCCGAGTGGCTTCCGAAATCCTCATGAAAGTGGTACGGATAGGCATACCGCTTCTGGTCTCCACCGCGGTTGCCACAAGTTTTTCCGTTGATCTCGCCAGAAAAACCGGCATCACCTTGATCGGCAACGTCAAAGACGATAGTTTCTGGATTTATAACGACAAGAAGCGTATACAAGGTCTATGA
- a CDS encoding ABC transporter transmembrane domain-containing protein — protein sequence MPHPNDTKRITKTALYSWVLYKNIPLQLMVIGIIAITVVMRVVPLEMQKRIINEAIGMRDLPALYRYCALYIGAVTLAGVLKFLINLMQVYIGERTLKVVRERLYEHLLSLPIQFYRRTSPGNVISYLITEFIPVATFIGQAVAVPTINILTFFAMAGYMIHLNPTIGLISITIYPIELIVLPRIQKYFRRANRRRIKHTQRLSGLVGEAVSGVHEVHSNASIPLEKGRFSDVLNSLYKATVMQNALKFAIKFVNNFFMSLGPFVLFLIGGYYAIQGHFDVGAIVAFLSAYEKLYDPWKELMEFWQNYQDSSVRYKQIMRAFDHAPEFAQAIEGRDPFALDNDVEVKDLSFVVGGNIKLLDRVSMKVRGGEHVALVGFSGSGKSTLALCIAQLYKYTGGSVLLGGQEVSELSKQDMSYNLGMVAQHPFIFDGTVRENLLYSCQSLALQGGSCTSTGEEPDLDTLIKLTQQVGLFTDVLAFALRSKLGEGKEFDSLREAVVASRREFQGGEDGMFTDVAEHIEFFDMDNYCQYMTVAENIAFGATSDERFDEGHLHLHPDFLDFLEKHSLMAHLVVLGETLARVVTDELGPEPDHVAFRSSPIPENEYAEYQRVANRLDSGEPLSEEEKELILKLALSFVPGIHRQVDMDKGFANRVVNARQSFMDLVNEKYPGAFTFFEADTYMDGLNIQDNILFGRVRAQAPGAEDEINHRIMQALIMQGALEPVAEMGLGFEVGSMGDRLSGGQRQKIALARTFLKNPAILILDEATAALDNKSQGRVQNIISSNLKGKSTVLAVIHRLDMLPHYDKIVVLKAGKIIEQGGYDELLEKKGALYTLINGKDE from the coding sequence ATGCCGCATCCAAACGACACGAAACGCATTACCAAGACTGCCCTTTATTCGTGGGTCCTGTATAAAAACATCCCGCTTCAGCTCATGGTTATCGGCATTATCGCCATTACCGTGGTCATGCGGGTTGTCCCGCTGGAGATGCAGAAGCGCATCATCAACGAAGCGATCGGCATGCGTGATTTACCGGCCCTGTACAGATACTGTGCTCTCTATATCGGTGCGGTCACGCTGGCCGGAGTTCTCAAGTTCCTCATCAACCTCATGCAGGTGTATATCGGCGAGCGGACATTGAAAGTCGTCCGTGAAAGGCTGTACGAGCATCTGCTTTCGCTGCCGATCCAGTTTTATCGTCGTACTTCTCCCGGCAACGTCATTTCCTATCTCATCACCGAATTCATCCCGGTCGCCACATTCATCGGACAGGCCGTTGCCGTACCCACCATCAACATCCTGACCTTCTTTGCCATGGCCGGGTACATGATTCACCTCAACCCGACCATCGGTCTTATTTCAATCACGATTTATCCCATCGAACTCATCGTGCTGCCGCGGATTCAGAAGTATTTCCGTCGGGCCAATCGTCGACGCATCAAGCACACCCAGAGGCTTTCCGGGCTGGTCGGCGAGGCCGTTTCCGGTGTGCATGAGGTGCATTCCAACGCATCCATTCCGCTGGAGAAAGGTCGTTTCTCCGATGTGCTGAACAGCTTGTACAAAGCCACGGTGATGCAGAACGCGCTCAAGTTCGCCATCAAGTTCGTCAACAATTTCTTCATGAGCCTCGGGCCGTTCGTTCTCTTTCTCATCGGTGGTTATTACGCCATTCAGGGCCACTTCGATGTCGGTGCCATCGTCGCCTTCCTGTCTGCTTATGAAAAGCTCTATGATCCGTGGAAGGAGCTGATGGAGTTCTGGCAGAATTATCAGGACAGCTCGGTGCGTTACAAGCAGATCATGCGTGCCTTTGACCACGCCCCTGAATTTGCTCAGGCCATTGAGGGCCGCGACCCGTTCGCCCTGGACAACGATGTGGAAGTCAAGGATCTCTCTTTTGTGGTCGGCGGGAACATCAAGCTTCTCGACCGTGTGTCCATGAAGGTCCGGGGCGGTGAGCACGTGGCTCTTGTGGGCTTTTCCGGTTCGGGAAAATCCACGCTTGCCCTGTGTATTGCTCAGCTTTACAAATACACGGGCGGCAGCGTGCTTCTGGGTGGACAGGAAGTGTCGGAACTGAGCAAACAGGACATGTCATACAATCTCGGCATGGTTGCCCAGCATCCGTTTATCTTTGATGGCACGGTGCGTGAGAACCTGTTGTATTCCTGCCAGTCTCTGGCCCTTCAGGGCGGTTCATGCACGTCGACCGGAGAGGAACCCGATCTTGACACCCTTATCAAACTGACCCAGCAGGTCGGCCTCTTTACCGACGTGCTTGCGTTCGCTTTGCGTTCGAAACTGGGAGAAGGGAAGGAATTCGACTCACTGCGAGAAGCCGTCGTGGCCTCGCGCCGAGAATTCCAGGGCGGTGAGGACGGTATGTTCACTGACGTGGCCGAGCATATTGAATTCTTCGACATGGACAATTATTGCCAATACATGACCGTGGCCGAGAACATCGCTTTCGGGGCTACCTCGGATGAACGGTTTGACGAGGGGCATCTGCATCTTCACCCGGATTTCCTCGATTTCCTCGAAAAGCATAGCCTCATGGCTCACCTCGTCGTTCTTGGCGAAACCCTCGCCCGTGTGGTCACCGATGAACTCGGACCGGAACCCGATCATGTCGCTTTCCGTTCCAGTCCCATCCCTGAAAACGAGTACGCCGAGTACCAGAGAGTCGCCAACCGACTCGATTCCGGCGAACCTCTGAGCGAGGAAGAAAAGGAACTCATCCTCAAACTCGCCCTGAGCTTTGTTCCCGGTATTCATCGTCAGGTGGATATGGACAAGGGGTTTGCCAACCGTGTCGTCAATGCGCGTCAGAGCTTCATGGATCTGGTCAATGAAAAGTATCCCGGAGCGTTCACCTTCTTCGAAGCCGACACCTACATGGATGGGCTCAACATTCAGGACAACATCCTCTTTGGCCGTGTGCGGGCACAAGCTCCGGGCGCTGAAGATGAGATCAACCATCGCATCATGCAGGCGCTCATCATGCAGGGCGCACTTGAACCCGTGGCCGAGATGGGCCTCGGTTTCGAAGTCGGTTCCATGGGTGACCGTCTTTCCGGCGGACAACGCCAGAAGATCGCTCTTGCCCGAACCTTCCTCAAGAATCCGGCCATTCTGATTCTCGATGAAGCGACCGCCGCTCTCGACAACAAGTCGCAGGGACGGGTGCAGAATATCATCTCCTCCAACCTCAAGGGCAAGTCCACGGTTCTGGCGGTCATTCACCGTCTCGACATGCTGCCGCACTATGACAAGATTGTGGTGCTCAAGGCGGGCAAGATCATCGAACAGGGTGGGTATGATGAACTCCTTGAGAAGAAGGGAGCGCTGTATACGCTGATTAACGGCAAGGATGAATAG
- a CDS encoding malic enzyme-like NAD(P)-binding protein codes for MALFTKEEALNYHSSKRKGKLEVISIKPCDNQKHLSMAYSPGVAEACRAIHANKDDVYEYTNKGNLIAVVSNGTAVLGLGNIGPEAGKPVMEGKGVLFKIFSDIDVYDININATTPDEMVSFCKMLEPTFGGINLEDIKAPECFEVEERLKKEMGIPVFHDDQHGTAIISAAGIINALEISGKKIEDIKVIVSGAGAAAIACSNLYVHMGVKRENIFMFDSRGLIHAGRDNLNKFKQQYAQAEDCGSLADCMVGADMFLGLSVKGAINQDMVKTMADNAIIFACANPDPEIPYPDVKEVRPDILMGTGRSDFPNQVNNVLGFPFIFRGALDCRATTINEEMKIAAATALAALAKEPVAQEICDAYDVDSLEYGIDYIIPKPIDPRVLTWLAPAVAKAAMDTGVAKIQLDLDEYKKELEARMAASRARTKAVVDSFGYDI; via the coding sequence ATGGCATTGTTTACCAAGGAAGAAGCTCTGAACTATCATTCAAGCAAACGCAAAGGGAAGCTGGAAGTCATCTCCATCAAGCCCTGCGACAACCAGAAACACCTGTCCATGGCATACAGCCCCGGCGTTGCCGAGGCCTGCCGCGCCATCCACGCGAACAAGGACGATGTTTACGAATACACCAACAAGGGCAACCTCATCGCAGTCGTCTCCAACGGTACCGCAGTACTCGGTCTGGGCAATATCGGCCCGGAAGCAGGCAAGCCGGTCATGGAAGGCAAGGGCGTCCTGTTCAAGATTTTCTCCGATATCGACGTCTACGACATCAATATCAATGCCACGACCCCGGACGAAATGGTCTCCTTCTGCAAGATGCTTGAGCCCACTTTCGGCGGAATCAACCTTGAAGACATCAAGGCCCCGGAATGTTTCGAAGTCGAAGAGCGTCTCAAAAAGGAAATGGGCATTCCCGTTTTCCATGACGACCAGCACGGCACGGCTATCATTTCCGCCGCAGGCATCATCAACGCCCTTGAAATCTCCGGCAAGAAGATCGAAGACATCAAAGTAATCGTTTCCGGCGCAGGCGCCGCAGCCATTGCCTGCTCCAACCTGTACGTACACATGGGTGTCAAACGCGAAAACATCTTCATGTTCGATTCCCGTGGCCTCATCCACGCCGGACGCGACAATCTCAACAAATTCAAGCAACAGTATGCACAGGCTGAAGACTGCGGGTCTCTTGCCGACTGCATGGTCGGAGCAGACATGTTCCTCGGCCTCTCCGTCAAGGGCGCCATCAATCAGGATATGGTCAAGACCATGGCCGACAACGCCATCATCTTCGCCTGCGCCAACCCCGACCCCGAAATCCCCTACCCGGACGTCAAGGAAGTCCGCCCGGATATCCTCATGGGCACCGGACGCTCGGATTTCCCCAATCAGGTCAACAATGTCCTCGGCTTCCCGTTCATCTTCCGCGGTGCGTTGGACTGTCGCGCCACCACCATCAACGAAGAAATGAAGATTGCCGCAGCCACAGCTCTGGCCGCTCTCGCCAAGGAACCTGTGGCACAGGAAATCTGTGACGCCTACGATGTGGACAGCCTGGAATACGGCATCGACTACATCATCCCCAAACCGATCGATCCCCGCGTCCTCACCTGGCTCGCCCCGGCAGTGGCCAAGGCCGCCATGGACACCGGCGTCGCTAAAATCCAGCTGGACCTCGACGAGTACAAAAAGGAACTCGAAGCGCGCATGGCCGCATCCAGGGCCCGCACAAAGGCCGTGGTCGACTCCTTCGGCTACGACATCTAG
- a CDS encoding ATP-binding protein — MSDAIAFQMTNKEQCFSCFRPEVEDFGMRHSFSPKLIFHLTLILDELITNIIDYGYADFDEHPINVGLSLNGDTLTIRIEDDSEPFNILEAPEPELDVPLEDRERPIGGMGIHLVKNMVKNIDYKREDGKNILTLTKNLSKDCRS; from the coding sequence TTGTCTGACGCGATAGCTTTTCAAATGACCAACAAGGAGCAATGCTTCTCCTGCTTTCGTCCGGAAGTGGAAGACTTCGGCATGCGCCACAGCTTTTCCCCGAAGCTGATCTTCCACCTCACCCTGATTCTGGACGAACTCATCACCAACATCATCGATTACGGATACGCGGATTTCGACGAGCACCCCATCAACGTGGGACTCTCCCTCAACGGAGACACGCTCACCATTCGCATTGAGGACGATTCCGAACCGTTCAACATCCTCGAGGCTCCCGAACCGGAGCTGGATGTCCCTCTGGAAGACCGGGAACGTCCCATAGGCGGCATGGGCATTCATCTTGTCAAAAACATGGTAAAAAACATTGATTATAAACGGGAAGACGGGAAAAACATCCTGACTTTGACGAAGAATCTAAGCAAGGACTGCCGATCCTAG